One region of Miscanthus floridulus cultivar M001 chromosome 19, ASM1932011v1, whole genome shotgun sequence genomic DNA includes:
- the LOC136527344 gene encoding 12-oxophytodienoate reductase 1-like yields MVQQASKEVIPLMTPYKMGQFQLSHRVVLAPLTRCRSYGNVPQPHAAVYYAQRATKGGLLIAEATGVSPTAQGYPETPGIWTQEQVEAWKPIVDAVHRKGGIFFCQIWHVGRVSTNDFQPDGQAPISSTDKQISPDAESGMVYSKPRRLRTEEIPGIVDDFRRAARNAIEAGFDGVEIHGAHGYLLEQFMKDSSNDRTDEYGGSLENRCRFAVEVIDAIVREVGAHRVGIRLSPFVDFMDCVDSDPVALGHYMIQQLNKHEGFLYCHKVEPRMAIVDGRRQIPHRLLPFRKAFNGTFIAAGGYDREEGNKVVAEGYADLVAYGRLFLANPDLPKRFELNAPLNKYDRSTFYTQDPVVGYTDYPFLKDGSDTDESSSQA; encoded by the exons ATGGTGCAGCAAGCTTCGAAGGAGGTGATCCCGCTGATGACGCCGTACAAGATGGGCCAGTTCCAGCTCTCCCACCGGGTGGTCCTCGCGCCGCTGACGAGGTGCCGCTCCTACGGCAACGTGCCGCAGCCGCACGCCGCCGTGTACTACGCGCAGCGCGCCACCAAGGGTGGCCTGCTCATCGCGGAGGCCACGGGGGTGTCGCCCACCGCGCAGGGGTACCCGGAGACACCTGGCATCTGGACGCAGGAGCAGGTCGAGGCGTGGAAGCCCATCGTCGACGCCGTCCACCGGAAGGGTGGCATCTTCTTCTGCCAGATTTGGCATGTCGGCAGGGTCTCGACCAATG ATTTTCAGCCCGACGGGCAGGCGCCTATCTCGAGCACGGACAAGCAGATTTCTCCGGACGCCGAGTCCGGAATGGTGTATTCGAAGCCGCGCCGGTTGCGAACCGAGGAGATCCCCGGCATCGTCGATGATTTCAGGCGGGCTGCACGGAATGCAATTGAAGCCGGCTTCGATGGTGTTGAGATCCACGGTGCGCATGGATATCTCCTCGAGCAATTCATGAAGGACAGTTCTAATGACCGCACCGACGAGTACGGCGGCAGCCTGGAGAATCGGTGCCGCTTCGCCGTGGAGGTCATCGACGCCATTGTCCGCGAGGTGGGCGCGCACCGCGTGGGCATCAGGCTATCGCCGTTTGTTGACTTCATGGATTGCGTGGATTCCGATCCTGTGGCGCTTGGCCACTACATGATCCAGCAGCTCAACAAGCACGAGGGTTTTCTCTACTGCCACAAGGTGGAACCTCGAATGGCGATCGTCGACGGCCGCAGGCAGATCCCTCACAGGCTCTTGCCGTTCCGAAAGGCGTTTAACGGCACGTTTATCGCTGCTGGCGGATACGATCGGGAGGAAGGCAACAAGGTAGTGGCAGAAGGCTATGCTGACCTTGTTGCATATGGAAGACTCTTCTTGGCTAACCCGGACCTGCCTAAGAGGTTCGAGCTGAATGCGCCACTGAACAAGTATGACCGCTCTACCTTCTACACGCAAGATCCTGTTGTTGGCTACACGGATTACCCTTTCCTTAAAGACGGCAGCGATACTGATGAGTCAAGTTCTCAAGCTTAA